The following proteins come from a genomic window of Campylobacter concisus:
- a CDS encoding adenylosuccinate lyase — protein sequence MKVTQTLESLSILTDNDALFRELRDMISRNFTKILSNKNKVISFYEESEIPQRKCFLKFIKKLYEKQSDDKLDIRFANYKTIKLGFVQKNTLTPVISLNVNFVKNEAKFELKDTLCRDFASYISESLVKSNVAFSKNDDFLNITISNDNDINTLNKLLYKRSYPKFSVNFIYDEKDYKAFKQGIKIKSSSKFVSRFSVLANLLEENFGILGCKKNDDFETIRQSYLSLVNIYHPDRHANKNPLIQEEYAKKFKNIQSAYESLKPYFKNQENFVMVG from the coding sequence ATGAAAGTTACGCAAACATTAGAATCTCTAAGCATTTTAACTGATAATGACGCTTTGTTTCGTGAGCTTAGAGATATGATAAGCAGAAATTTTACAAAAATTTTATCTAATAAAAATAAGGTTATTTCGTTTTACGAAGAGAGCGAGATCCCACAACGCAAGTGCTTTTTAAAATTTATAAAAAAACTTTATGAAAAGCAAAGTGATGATAAGCTCGATATTCGTTTTGCAAACTATAAAACCATAAAGCTTGGCTTTGTTCAAAAAAATACCCTAACTCCAGTCATTAGCCTAAATGTAAATTTTGTAAAAAATGAAGCCAAATTTGAACTAAAAGATACACTTTGCAGAGATTTTGCTAGCTACATCAGCGAGAGTTTAGTAAAAAGCAATGTTGCTTTTAGCAAAAATGATGATTTTTTAAACATCACCATCTCAAATGACAACGACATAAACACATTAAACAAACTACTCTACAAAAGAAGCTACCCAAAATTTAGCGTAAATTTTATCTATGATGAAAAAGACTACAAAGCCTTTAAACAAGGCATAAAAATAAAAAGCTCATCTAAATTTGTAAGTAGATTTTCTGTGCTTGCAAATTTGCTTGAGGAAAATTTTGGGATTTTGGGTTGCAAAAAAAATGATGACTTTGAAACCATCAGACAAAGTTACCTTTCGCTCGTAAATATCTATCACCCAGATAGGCATGCCAACAAAAATCCTCTCATACAAGAAGAATACGCAAAGAAATTTAAAAATATTCAATCTGCTTATGAGAGCCTAAAACCATACTTTAAAAATCAAGAAAATTTTGTGATGGTTGGCTAG
- the murG gene encoding undecaprenyldiphospho-muramoylpentapeptide beta-N-acetylglucosaminyltransferase, which yields MIVICGGGTGGHLAIARSFCEELNERDIKPIFIGSTSGQDKFWFENDEKFLQKFFLPSSGVVNKRGLAKLKSLVNIISLALKCKKIFKENSVKTVISVGGYSAAPAAIAAIISKIPLFIHEQNAVMGKLNKILKPYAKGFFSSYDEISPYPYPVAKKFFDSARMRNELKTILFLGGSQGAKAINELAINLAPYLKEKGIKIIHQCGKNGFDELKKRYDELGFNETNLEIFEFSKEVEKKMSEADLAISRAGASSLWELCANALPSIFIPFPYAAGNHQYYNAKFLKDKGIAEICLQDGEILDKNEVIRMIENFDLNKSSKALKEILLPNGAKEIIDKILN from the coding sequence ATGATAGTTATTTGCGGTGGAGGCACTGGTGGGCATTTAGCGATCGCAAGAAGCTTTTGTGAGGAGCTAAATGAACGAGACATAAAGCCTATATTTATCGGCTCAACTAGCGGTCAAGATAAATTTTGGTTTGAAAATGATGAGAAATTTTTACAAAAATTTTTTCTACCAAGTAGCGGCGTGGTAAATAAAAGAGGTTTAGCAAAACTAAAATCTCTAGTAAACATCATAAGCCTAGCTCTAAAATGCAAGAAAATTTTTAAAGAAAATAGCGTTAAAACAGTCATTAGTGTTGGTGGCTACTCAGCAGCACCAGCAGCTATCGCAGCTATCATCTCAAAAATACCACTTTTTATCCACGAACAAAATGCCGTAATGGGCAAATTAAATAAAATTTTAAAACCCTACGCAAAAGGCTTTTTTAGCTCTTATGATGAAATTTCGCCCTACCCTTATCCCGTTGCAAAGAAATTTTTTGATAGTGCGAGGATGAGAAATGAGCTAAAGACCATTTTGTTTTTAGGTGGCTCACAAGGTGCAAAAGCGATAAACGAGCTAGCTATAAATTTAGCTCCATATCTTAAAGAAAAAGGCATAAAGATAATTCATCAATGTGGCAAAAATGGTTTTGATGAACTTAAAAAAAGATATGATGAACTTGGTTTTAATGAAACAAATCTAGAAATTTTTGAATTTAGTAAAGAGGTAGAGAAGAAGATGAGCGAGGCCGATCTTGCTATCTCAAGGGCAGGAGCTAGCTCACTTTGGGAGCTTTGCGCAAATGCCCTACCATCTATCTTTATACCATTTCCTTATGCTGCTGGTAATCACCAATATTACAATGCAAAATTTCTAAAAGATAAAGGCATAGCGGAGATTTGCCTCCAAGATGGCGAGATTTTAGATAAAAACGAAGTTATAAGAATGATAGAAAATTTTGATCTAAACAAAAGCAGCAAAGCTCTAAAAGAGATCCTTTTGCCAAATGGAGCAAAAGAGATAATTGATAAAATTTTAAACTAG
- a CDS encoding FtsW/RodA/SpoVE family cell cycle protein: MAVDKIIFYLCSTLIAISIIFSLSLPVFTVLFFNYDEFHFFIRQFIVGCIGIFIMWWLSRLNPEKTLVWIGFGLLISCGIAMGLMHALPASMVTDAGGARRWIRLPGFSLAPVEFFKIGFVYFLAWSFTRKFSEGKRTLLDEIKILMPYIILFGVAIFLIAVMQNDLGQVVVLALTFVTMALFAGASARLFSIGILGAAFVMTVAIISSEHRILRIKSWWGTIQNMVLSFLPDSVADVLRVADAPEPYQISHSLNAIKHGEFFGEGLGAGIFKLGFLSEVHTDFVLAGIAEEVGVFGILCIVAIFITLLYRIFRISARSENKVYHLFTLGVGLILSFSFLMNSYGITSITPIKGIAVPFLSYGGSSVLAICIGIGMVLMVSKRAKL; the protein is encoded by the coding sequence TTGGCAGTTGATAAGATTATTTTCTATCTTTGTTCGACTTTGATCGCTATAAGCATTATTTTTTCACTATCTTTGCCAGTTTTTACGGTTTTATTTTTTAATTACGACGAGTTTCACTTTTTTATCCGCCAGTTTATTGTTGGTTGTATCGGAATTTTCATTATGTGGTGGCTCTCTAGGCTCAATCCTGAAAAGACGCTTGTTTGGATAGGGTTTGGCCTTCTTATATCTTGCGGTATCGCCATGGGGCTAATGCATGCATTGCCAGCTTCAATGGTGACTGACGCTGGTGGTGCTAGGCGTTGGATCAGGCTACCTGGTTTTTCACTAGCTCCAGTTGAGTTTTTTAAAATCGGTTTTGTCTACTTCTTGGCTTGGAGTTTTACTAGAAAATTTAGTGAGGGCAAAAGGACCTTGCTAGATGAGATTAAGATACTCATGCCTTATATTATTCTTTTTGGTGTTGCTATCTTTCTTATCGCTGTTATGCAAAATGACCTTGGTCAAGTGGTCGTGCTAGCACTTACATTTGTGACGATGGCGCTTTTCGCAGGAGCAAGTGCAAGACTTTTTAGTATCGGTATCTTAGGGGCCGCTTTTGTTATGACAGTAGCGATAATCAGCTCTGAGCATAGAATTTTACGTATAAAGTCATGGTGGGGCACGATACAAAATATGGTGCTTTCTTTCTTGCCTGACAGCGTTGCAGATGTATTAAGAGTGGCTGATGCACCAGAGCCATATCAAATTTCTCACTCATTAAACGCTATAAAGCATGGCGAATTTTTCGGCGAAGGGCTTGGCGCTGGTATCTTTAAGCTCGGCTTTTTAAGTGAGGTCCATACTGACTTTGTATTAGCTGGTATCGCTGAAGAGGTCGGTGTGTTTGGTATTTTGTGTATCGTAGCTATATTTATAACGCTACTTTATAGAATTTTTAGAATTTCAGCTAGAAGCGAAAATAAGGTCTATCATCTATTTACGCTTGGTGTAGGACTTATCTTATCGTTTTCATTTTTAATGAATAGCTATGGCATTACATCGATCACGCCTATTAAGGGTATTGCTGTGCCATTTCTTAGTTACGGTGGTAGCTCTGTGCTTGCAATTTGTATCGGTATCGGCATGGTTTTGATGGTTAGTAAAAGGGCAAAACTATGA